One window of the Pantoea cypripedii genome contains the following:
- a CDS encoding ABC transporter ATP-binding protein translates to MASVELIKVAKRYGKQSVLHPLDLTIPDGSFTVLVGPSGCGKSTLLRLLAGLESLSEGAILMDQVQINDRDPADRDIAMVFQSYALYPHLTVAENLAFHMQVKKVKREEQQSKIQRIAAILGIDQLLQRYPRALSGGQRQRVAMGRAMVRNPQVFLFDEPLSNLDAQLRMELRAEIKSLHQRFKTTMVYVTHDQVEAMTLADQIVVMQAGHIVQQGAPLAIYDRPANTFVARFIGSPPMNLLPAQLIAHDGVPGVQCQDLWQPLPERWHGVARERDGDIVTIGVRPHDLREVSNGAPAQVNVVEITGESTLLHLDWHGHALHMQIAGRHAASSGDALMLGFNSEKIHLFDSETGYRLNESNSLK, encoded by the coding sequence ATGGCCAGTGTTGAACTGATCAAAGTCGCCAAACGCTACGGCAAGCAGTCGGTGCTGCATCCGCTCGATCTGACCATTCCTGATGGCAGTTTTACCGTGCTGGTAGGGCCTTCCGGTTGTGGCAAATCGACGCTGTTGCGTCTGCTGGCCGGGCTGGAGAGCCTGTCCGAAGGGGCTATTCTGATGGACCAGGTGCAGATCAACGATCGCGATCCTGCTGACCGGGATATCGCCATGGTGTTTCAAAGCTACGCGCTTTATCCGCATCTGACGGTGGCTGAAAACCTCGCCTTTCATATGCAGGTGAAAAAGGTCAAACGTGAGGAGCAGCAGAGCAAAATCCAGCGTATTGCGGCGATTCTTGGCATCGACCAGCTATTACAACGCTACCCGCGGGCGCTGTCAGGTGGGCAGCGGCAACGTGTGGCGATGGGTCGGGCGATGGTGCGCAATCCACAGGTATTTTTGTTCGATGAGCCGCTGTCAAACCTTGATGCCCAATTGCGTATGGAGCTGCGCGCCGAGATTAAATCGCTGCATCAGCGTTTCAAAACCACCATGGTGTATGTCACGCACGATCAGGTGGAAGCGATGACGCTGGCGGATCAGATTGTGGTGATGCAGGCGGGCCATATTGTGCAACAAGGTGCCCCGCTGGCGATTTACGATCGCCCGGCCAATACCTTCGTGGCGCGTTTTATTGGTTCGCCACCGATGAACCTGTTACCGGCGCAGCTGATTGCGCACGACGGCGTGCCGGGTGTGCAATGTCAGGATTTATGGCAGCCGTTACCCGAGCGCTGGCATGGTGTGGCCCGTGAACGCGACGGTGACATTGTCACCATTGGTGTACGCCCGCATGACCTGCGCGAAGTCAGTAATGGCGCACCGGCACAGGTTAACGTGGTGGAGATCACCGGAGAATCTACCCTGCTGCACCTCGACTGGCATGGTCACGCACTGCATATGCAGATTGCCGGACGCCATGCCGCCAGCAGCGGTGATGCGCTGATGCTTGGTTTTAATAGCGAGAAAATACATCTTTTTGATAGTGAAACCGGCTATCGTTTAAACGAATCCAATAGCTTAAAATAA
- a CDS encoding carbohydrate kinase family protein: protein MISTTATTATLYVVGNINVDLIMGNLDQWPQRGTEVMVKNSELRPGGSAGNCALALEAMQVRHRAIANQGDDGLSQWLAGYFPHSAAYWPRSQCETSLTVGVTHSDHERSFISNHGHIVQLTAQQVLEQLPEQAAEGDIVLLCGTFLCLHLYDEYPALLCELRQRGYLIAVDTGWPPQGWTIQVKQDITRWLPQCDWLLLNEVETLGLGAAESLDASAMQLTQQLSGRGGCVVKCGEQGARCWLHDRSLNQPAQPVTVVDTIGAGDSFNAGFLTALLHQQDTAQALRWGIAVAALAISTAPRRYPTWQKLQFSAKEQ, encoded by the coding sequence ATGATCAGCACAACGGCTACCACCGCCACGCTGTATGTGGTGGGCAACATTAACGTCGATTTAATTATGGGCAATCTGGATCAGTGGCCGCAGCGCGGGACCGAAGTGATGGTCAAAAACAGCGAGCTGCGCCCAGGCGGTTCGGCGGGCAACTGCGCGCTGGCGCTGGAAGCAATGCAGGTGCGCCACCGTGCCATCGCCAACCAGGGTGACGATGGCCTCAGCCAATGGCTGGCCGGTTATTTCCCGCACAGCGCCGCGTACTGGCCACGTAGCCAGTGTGAAACCTCGCTCACCGTCGGCGTCACACATTCCGATCATGAACGTTCGTTTATCAGTAATCACGGCCATATTGTGCAACTGACGGCGCAGCAGGTGCTGGAACAGCTGCCGGAGCAGGCGGCAGAGGGTGATATCGTGCTGCTGTGCGGCACCTTTCTCTGCCTGCATCTTTACGATGAATATCCTGCCCTGCTGTGTGAACTCCGTCAGCGCGGATACCTGATCGCCGTGGATACCGGCTGGCCGCCACAAGGCTGGACGATTCAGGTCAAGCAGGACATCACGCGCTGGTTGCCGCAGTGCGACTGGCTGCTGCTGAACGAGGTGGAAACCCTCGGGCTGGGGGCGGCGGAATCGTTAGACGCCAGTGCGATGCAGCTCACGCAGCAACTCAGCGGACGCGGCGGCTGCGTGGTGAAATGCGGTGAACAGGGCGCACGCTGCTGGTTACACGATCGCAGCCTGAACCAGCCAGCTCAGCCGGTCACCGTGGTCGATACCATTGGTGCTGGCGACAGTTTTAACGCCGGTTTTCTTACCGCGCTGCTGCATCAGCAGGATACCGCCCAGGCACTACGGTGGGGGATCGCGGTGGCCGCGCTGGCAATCAGCACCGCCCCACGACGTTACCCCACCTGGCAAAAACTCCAATTTTCGGCAAAGGAACAGTAA
- a CDS encoding carbohydrate ABC transporter permease, with product MKAKLRAVAKYVAALVVAISVLAPMGWLFLMSVSATSDLTRIPLEWLPRQWDFTRYGRLLSLAADQPGTLFLHALGNSLIVATGATVICLLLAIPAAFSFSRYPGRDGWLFASLAIYMVPPVAFVLPLYFLLQHFDLLNTRPGLIIVYCSLILPFLTWMLKNQFDALPQDIEQAARLDGLRVWQVLLRITLPLAKPVLGAAALFGWLLAWDEFFYALLFTSNIAAQTLPVTIAGFTAGRATDDGLVAAVGILASVPPLFIAIWLQKTLVSGLASGGSKG from the coding sequence ATGAAGGCTAAATTACGCGCGGTGGCGAAATACGTTGCCGCGCTGGTGGTCGCCATTTCGGTACTGGCACCGATGGGTTGGCTGTTTCTGATGAGCGTCAGTGCCACCAGCGACCTGACGCGCATACCGCTGGAATGGCTGCCACGCCAGTGGGACTTCACCCGCTACGGCAGGTTGCTGTCGCTGGCAGCCGATCAGCCTGGCACCCTGTTCCTGCACGCCCTCGGCAACAGCCTGATTGTCGCCACCGGGGCGACGGTGATTTGTCTGCTGCTGGCGATTCCGGCAGCGTTCAGCTTCTCTCGCTATCCGGGCCGTGACGGCTGGCTGTTTGCTTCCCTCGCCATTTACATGGTGCCGCCGGTCGCCTTTGTTTTACCGCTTTATTTCCTGTTGCAACATTTCGACCTGCTCAACACCCGCCCCGGTTTGATCATCGTTTATTGTTCGCTGATCTTACCTTTCCTCACCTGGATGCTAAAAAACCAGTTCGATGCCCTGCCGCAGGATATCGAACAGGCGGCACGCCTTGATGGTCTGCGTGTCTGGCAGGTGCTGCTGCGTATCACGCTACCGCTGGCGAAACCGGTGCTGGGTGCCGCAGCGCTGTTTGGCTGGTTACTGGCGTGGGACGAATTTTTCTATGCCCTGTTGTTCACCAGCAATATCGCGGCGCAGACCCTGCCGGTGACCATTGCCGGATTTACCGCCGGGCGTGCCACCGATGATGGTTTGGTCGCGGCAGTCGGCATTCTGGCTTCGGTGCCGCCGCTGTTTATTGCTATCTGGCTACAGAAAACCCTGGTCAGTGGACTTGCCAGCGGCGGGAGTAAGGGATGA
- a CDS encoding carbohydrate ABC transporter permease, translated as MLSLRQREQRQAWVLLAPMLLVMLLLTAWPLLRTIWLSFTDAALIGSGEAPAWVGLDNYLFALTDADFQSSLWRTLYFTVVSVAIEGVIGVLVALLLNQKFIGRNFLRVLVILPWALPTIVNAMMWRLNFNPDYGSINALLTQLGIIDGYRSWLGSPDSALNAVMLADIWKNYPLVTLLVLAALQSIPEDLYEAARLDGASAWRRFRAITFPAIVGPLSVALVLRTIDAFKIFDIIYVMTRGGPVDSTKTLSFYVYQESFSYLRAGSGAAYAILMTLLCAVLIIIYMSLLWRQRRRGSAYEG; from the coding sequence ATGCTGAGTTTGCGTCAACGCGAACAGCGGCAGGCATGGGTGCTGCTGGCACCCATGTTACTGGTGATGCTGCTGCTCACCGCCTGGCCTCTGCTGCGCACCATCTGGCTCAGTTTCACCGATGCCGCCTTGATCGGCAGCGGTGAGGCACCTGCCTGGGTGGGACTGGATAACTATCTTTTTGCTCTCACCGATGCTGATTTTCAGTCTTCGCTCTGGCGCACGCTCTACTTCACCGTAGTGTCAGTCGCGATTGAAGGGGTGATTGGCGTACTGGTTGCCCTGCTGCTTAATCAGAAATTCATCGGTCGTAATTTCTTACGCGTGCTGGTCATTTTGCCGTGGGCGCTGCCCACCATCGTTAACGCCATGATGTGGCGACTCAACTTCAACCCGGATTATGGCAGCATCAATGCGCTGCTGACGCAGCTGGGGATTATTGATGGCTATCGCAGCTGGCTCGGTTCGCCGGATTCCGCTCTTAACGCTGTGATGTTAGCGGATATCTGGAAAAACTATCCGCTGGTCACGCTGCTGGTGCTGGCTGCACTGCAATCCATCCCTGAAGATTTGTATGAGGCGGCCCGACTCGATGGCGCATCGGCCTGGCGACGTTTCCGGGCGATTACCTTTCCGGCCATCGTCGGCCCTCTCAGCGTGGCGCTGGTGTTGCGTACTATCGATGCCTTTAAAATCTTCGACATCATTTACGTGATGACGCGTGGTGGCCCGGTCGATAGCACCAAAACCCTCAGCTTTTATGTCTACCAGGAGTCCTTCAGTTATCTGCGCGCCGGGAGTGGTGCGGCTTACGCCATCCTGATGACCCTGCTGTGTGCGGTGCTGATCATCATTTACATGTCGCTATTGTGGCGTCAACGTCGTCGTGGGAGTGCCTATGAAGGCTAA
- a CDS encoding extracellular solute-binding protein, whose amino-acid sequence MKTRFTPTLKGCFAALLLASAGSASAATTLNALFMTQAAYSENDIRAMTQEFEKAHPDVQVNLEFVPYEALHDKIVAARGAGGNGYDVVLFDAIWPAEFTRFDLLQDVSSRITPEEKSQIFPGAMNTVVFKGKTLGMPWILDTKYLYYNKAMLEKAGITTLPQTWQQVMDDARTIKQKNIVKYPLVWSWSQAEALVCDYTTLVSGFGGKFYQNGKLDFSSPASLQAVKLMKSSLDEGLSNPASREYLEEDVRKSFSNGDAAFALNWTYMYNMANDPKQSKVAGQVGIMPAPGDAPGKVGAVNGSMGLGIAKGSSHAEQAWQYISYMTSQPVQNKYATLSLPIWKSSYQDPAVLKNQESLIAAADKSLNVMLSRPETADYSRLSNTLQQQLQQVLLGSATPEAAMQAVDKSAAHLH is encoded by the coding sequence ATGAAAACCCGATTCACCCCCACGCTGAAAGGATGTTTTGCAGCCCTGCTGTTAGCGAGCGCGGGAAGCGCCTCAGCGGCCACCACGCTCAATGCGCTGTTTATGACTCAGGCCGCTTACAGTGAAAACGACATTCGCGCCATGACCCAGGAATTTGAAAAAGCGCACCCGGATGTGCAGGTTAATCTGGAGTTTGTTCCTTACGAAGCGTTGCACGACAAAATCGTCGCAGCGCGCGGTGCCGGTGGTAACGGCTATGACGTGGTGTTGTTTGATGCCATCTGGCCTGCCGAGTTTACCCGCTTTGATTTACTGCAAGACGTAAGCAGCCGCATCACCCCGGAAGAAAAATCACAAATCTTCCCTGGCGCGATGAACACAGTGGTGTTCAAAGGCAAAACCCTCGGCATGCCGTGGATCCTCGATACCAAATATCTCTACTACAACAAAGCCATGCTGGAAAAAGCCGGTATCACCACCCTGCCGCAAACCTGGCAACAGGTGATGGATGATGCCCGCACCATCAAGCAGAAAAATATTGTTAAATATCCGCTGGTATGGAGCTGGTCACAGGCGGAAGCGCTGGTGTGTGATTACACCACGCTGGTGTCCGGTTTTGGCGGCAAGTTCTATCAGAATGGCAAACTCGATTTCTCCAGCCCGGCCTCGTTACAGGCGGTGAAGCTGATGAAAAGCTCACTGGATGAGGGCCTGAGCAATCCGGCATCACGCGAATATCTGGAAGAAGACGTGCGTAAATCCTTCTCCAACGGCGATGCGGCTTTCGCACTGAACTGGACTTACATGTACAACATGGCGAACGATCCGAAGCAGAGCAAGGTTGCCGGCCAGGTGGGCATTATGCCAGCGCCGGGTGATGCGCCAGGCAAAGTGGGTGCCGTTAACGGCTCGATGGGTCTGGGTATCGCCAAAGGCAGCAGCCATGCGGAACAGGCCTGGCAATACATCAGCTATATGACGTCCCAGCCGGTACAGAATAAATACGCCACCCTGAGTCTGCCGATCTGGAAAAGCTCGTATCAGGATCCCGCCGTGTTGAAAAACCAGGAAAGCCTGATTGCTGCCGCAGATAAATCGCTGAACGTGATGTTGTCTCGCCCGGAAACCGCCGATTATTCCCGCCTGTCTAATACGCTGCAACAGCAATTACAGCAGGTACTGCTGGGCAGTGCGACGCCGGAAGCGGCGATGCAGGCGGTGGATAAAAGCGCGGCGCATCTGCATTAA
- a CDS encoding ROK family protein, protein MRTSGTNLEHARAHNRRVIIEAIRLHGELTRAELARLTALTPQTVSNIVAELEEAELLASRQPRKQGRGQPAIPVTLNPASAWSIGIHLDHQTLLIVLVDLTGEIHFRRLILVQKPQPGATLARIAEVLAEIKTQLGERWHKVLGIGVVMPGPFGVEGISSVGPTTLNGWEKVDIEAELAAMSGLPVTLENDATVAAIGERFHGVARQLNSFIYLYIGTGLGAGIFTDGHIYTGHAHNAGEVGHIVIEPGGRPCYCGNQGCLERYVSLQAAYEFCGLDPMSALPDDLLEVDPALFDRWIDNALGPLRQAINMLECVFDAESVIIGGMMPATLLDKIIQRLPPLYQSVRGRYLTGSRLKTGMTGSDTAALGAAALPIFDEFNPQFQVLMK, encoded by the coding sequence ATGAGAACCTCGGGAACCAATCTGGAACATGCGCGTGCGCACAACCGCCGCGTGATCATCGAAGCCATTCGCCTGCATGGCGAACTGACGCGTGCCGAGCTGGCACGGCTGACCGCGCTAACGCCGCAAACGGTGTCAAACATCGTGGCGGAACTGGAAGAGGCAGAGCTGCTCGCCAGCCGCCAGCCACGCAAGCAGGGACGGGGGCAACCGGCCATTCCGGTGACGCTGAACCCGGCCAGCGCCTGGTCGATCGGCATTCATCTCGATCATCAGACGTTATTGATTGTGCTGGTGGATTTGACCGGTGAGATTCATTTTCGTCGCCTTATTCTGGTGCAAAAGCCCCAACCCGGTGCCACTTTAGCGCGCATTGCTGAGGTGCTGGCGGAGATCAAAACCCAATTGGGTGAGCGCTGGCATAAGGTGCTGGGCATTGGTGTGGTGATGCCTGGCCCTTTTGGTGTCGAAGGCATTTCATCGGTCGGACCCACCACACTGAACGGTTGGGAAAAGGTGGATATCGAGGCTGAACTGGCGGCCATGAGCGGCTTGCCGGTGACGCTGGAGAATGATGCGACGGTGGCCGCCATCGGCGAGCGTTTCCACGGCGTCGCGCGGCAGCTCAACTCCTTTATTTACCTGTATATCGGTACCGGGCTCGGGGCGGGTATTTTCACCGATGGCCATATTTATACCGGCCATGCGCACAACGCCGGGGAAGTGGGGCATATCGTGATCGAACCGGGGGGACGTCCATGCTATTGCGGCAACCAGGGCTGTCTGGAGCGTTATGTCTCGTTGCAGGCGGCCTATGAGTTTTGCGGGCTGGATCCGATGAGCGCGCTGCCTGACGATCTGTTGGAGGTGGACCCGGCATTGTTTGATCGCTGGATCGACAACGCGCTGGGGCCGTTGCGGCAGGCGATTAATATGCTGGAGTGCGTTTTCGATGCTGAGAGCGTGATTATTGGCGGCATGATGCCCGCCACGCTGCTGGATAAAATCATCCAGCGCTTGCCGCCGTTATATCAATCGGTGCGCGGACGCTATCTGACGGGTTCACGGCTGAAAACCGGGATGACAGGCAGCGATACCGCAGCATTGGGTGCTGCGGCATTGCCCATCTTCGATGAATTTAATCCACAGTTTCAGGTACTGATGAAATAA
- a CDS encoding dienelactone hydrolase family protein produces MNSIVTSPVTYSSNGATLVGSLVYQDGINHPRPGVVMAPNWMGVTTMAEEVAAKIAAQGFVVLVADLYGEGQRPTNGEEAGSMMMAVKDTPAEVARMQAALTALQHQELAPVAADKLAAIGFCFGGHCALELARSGADIKAAVSFHGTLDSKGDYAIDGIKGSVLVLDGAADPLVPREQLSEFAREMSAKQVDWQLVSYAGAVHSFTDPSASNPGVAQYHPQVAERAFKRMFALFAETF; encoded by the coding sequence ATGAATTCTATCGTCACCTCTCCAGTTACTTATTCATCAAACGGCGCAACATTAGTCGGTTCTCTGGTTTATCAGGATGGCATCAATCATCCACGCCCTGGTGTGGTGATGGCCCCGAACTGGATGGGTGTCACCACGATGGCCGAAGAAGTGGCAGCAAAGATCGCCGCACAGGGTTTTGTGGTACTGGTGGCGGATCTCTATGGTGAAGGCCAACGCCCGACCAACGGCGAGGAAGCCGGTAGCATGATGATGGCGGTGAAAGACACCCCGGCAGAAGTGGCGCGTATGCAGGCAGCCCTGACGGCGCTTCAGCATCAAGAGCTGGCACCAGTGGCGGCAGATAAACTGGCAGCGATTGGTTTCTGTTTTGGTGGCCACTGCGCGCTGGAGCTGGCACGCAGCGGTGCTGATATCAAAGCGGCAGTTTCCTTCCACGGCACGCTGGATAGCAAAGGCGACTATGCCATTGATGGCATCAAAGGCAGCGTACTGGTGCTCGACGGTGCCGCCGATCCGCTGGTACCGCGTGAACAACTGAGCGAATTCGCCCGTGAGATGAGTGCGAAGCAGGTTGACTGGCAGCTGGTCAGCTATGCCGGAGCAGTGCACTCTTTCACCGATCCGTCGGCAAGCAATCCGGGTGTCGCGCAATACCACCCGCAGGTGGCTGAACGTGCATTTAAACGCATGTTCGCGCTGTTCGCCGAAACCTTCTAA
- a CDS encoding YdgH/BhsA/McbA-like domain containing protein has protein sequence MKSIKTFVAVAALSLVSFGSFAQSITASASTLDGAEAKIAAQAKQAGASYKITGARVDNGAYLSAELTK, from the coding sequence ATGAAATCTATCAAAACTTTCGTTGCAGTTGCAGCCCTGTCACTGGTTTCTTTCGGCAGCTTCGCGCAAAGCATCACCGCTTCCGCTTCAACCCTGGATGGTGCAGAAGCTAAAATCGCAGCTCAGGCTAAACAGGCCGGTGCCTCTTATAAAATCACCGGTGCACGCGTAGATAATGGTGCTTACCTGTCAGCTGAACTGACCAAATAA
- a CDS encoding carbapenem self-resistance protein CarG family protein, giving the protein MNRNLLTGLMLWLTSCIAVASPVTLKPGINYMDLNHDGIKDMVVMAQFDNNTSHPNLGLTFIVSCPNGGYCIMPVANSNLFTWFDYRLSADAEFLVQDNRLYKFRNRYFLMTATKKGENAFEPGKTELRTYRFTESRDDPGVPLYDWVLHKTQLTKNAYQSASEAWQEVD; this is encoded by the coding sequence ATGAATCGTAATCTTCTGACCGGGCTTATGTTATGGCTAACCAGCTGCATTGCCGTGGCCTCCCCAGTGACGTTAAAACCCGGTATCAATTATATGGATCTCAACCACGACGGAATAAAAGATATGGTGGTGATGGCGCAGTTTGACAATAACACCTCACATCCCAACCTCGGGCTGACCTTTATCGTGAGCTGTCCAAACGGCGGGTATTGCATCATGCCAGTGGCGAACAGCAATCTTTTCACCTGGTTTGATTACCGCTTGTCAGCGGATGCTGAATTTCTCGTCCAGGATAATCGGCTTTATAAGTTCCGGAACCGTTACTTCCTTATGACCGCCACCAAAAAAGGTGAGAACGCTTTTGAACCGGGCAAAACCGAACTACGTACTTATCGCTTTACGGAGTCACGAGATGATCCCGGCGTTCCTCTCTATGACTGGGTATTACATAAAACGCAGCTGACAAAGAATGCGTATCAGTCGGCCTCTGAGGCCTGGCAGGAAGTGGATTAG
- a CDS encoding SUMF1/EgtB/PvdO family nonheme iron enzyme — protein MGNLIHGCCLAFSILLGMVLSPATSAVALHILEDDEVIIPGGAYYVGPVFGHHHYMAHANTQRSAFAIMKTEVTYHFYQSVVSWANEHGYQLNDGCNGAEYEDCQPGEKDGGLHPVTNLTWWDAILFANALSEMRNLSPVYLSSDNQPLRLVAADTAPPILHKNPSNTGYRLPDIAEWQIAARGGVRGMKDGTYGASFSGSTRADEVAIFPQNSGKRFATAPVASLLPNSAGLYDMSGNVAEWLDESIEIEGGNRMYYFCGGSYLERTATLAACDVHTPGFLTPDIGFRLIRKLHES, from the coding sequence ATGGGTAATCTTATACATGGATGTTGTTTAGCTTTTTCTATTCTGTTGGGAATGGTGCTATCACCCGCAACGTCAGCGGTAGCACTCCATATTCTGGAAGATGACGAAGTTATTATACCGGGCGGAGCCTACTACGTTGGGCCAGTATTTGGTCACCACCACTATATGGCCCACGCCAACACACAGCGTTCAGCTTTCGCAATAATGAAAACCGAAGTGACTTATCACTTTTATCAGTCTGTGGTGAGCTGGGCGAATGAGCATGGTTACCAATTGAATGACGGATGCAATGGTGCGGAATACGAAGATTGCCAGCCAGGCGAAAAGGATGGCGGTCTGCATCCAGTAACCAATTTAACCTGGTGGGATGCAATTCTATTTGCCAATGCCCTAAGTGAAATGCGTAACCTGTCGCCCGTTTATCTGAGCTCAGACAACCAACCGCTGCGGTTGGTTGCTGCAGATACAGCCCCCCCAATACTGCATAAAAATCCTTCCAACACGGGTTATCGACTGCCAGATATCGCTGAATGGCAGATTGCAGCCAGGGGAGGTGTCAGGGGAATGAAAGACGGCACATACGGCGCGTCTTTTTCTGGCAGCACGCGGGCGGATGAAGTCGCCATTTTTCCGCAAAACTCTGGCAAGCGGTTTGCCACGGCCCCCGTGGCTTCACTGCTCCCCAACTCAGCCGGGTTATATGACATGAGTGGCAACGTAGCAGAATGGCTTGACGAATCGATTGAAATTGAAGGGGGCAACCGGATGTATTATTTCTGCGGCGGTAGTTATCTGGAACGAACCGCCACGCTTGCAGCCTGCGATGTACATACACCGGGCTTCCTTACACCAGATATCGGTTTTAGGCTGATAAGGAAATTACATGAATCGTAA
- a CDS encoding TOBE domain-containing protein: MQVSARNQLVGTVSAVTIGAVNDEVELTLAGGVRLVAIVTHSSKEALGLAVGKEAIALIKAPWVTLATEECGLKFSARNQYAGSVTRVTEGAVNATVHIATDAGFEIIAVVTNESQEEMKLNQSSRVLALIKASAILIATRA; the protein is encoded by the coding sequence ATGCAGGTATCAGCACGTAATCAACTGGTTGGCACGGTCAGCGCAGTCACCATCGGCGCGGTCAATGATGAAGTCGAATTGACGCTCGCTGGTGGTGTCAGACTGGTGGCGATTGTCACCCACAGCAGTAAAGAAGCCTTAGGCCTGGCGGTTGGTAAAGAGGCCATCGCGCTCATTAAAGCGCCATGGGTCACCCTTGCCACTGAAGAGTGTGGCCTTAAGTTCTCCGCGCGTAACCAGTATGCCGGTAGCGTCACCCGCGTGACTGAAGGCGCAGTTAACGCGACAGTGCATATTGCAACTGACGCCGGGTTTGAAATCATCGCCGTCGTTACCAACGAAAGCCAGGAAGAGATGAAGCTGAATCAGAGCAGTCGCGTGCTGGCTCTGATCAAAGCATCAGCCATTCTGATTGCAACCCGTGCCTGA
- a CDS encoding DUF2543 family protein produces the protein MNNGVALKFYGIVDKYKAEVTKPVSESEPDALARYFQLMSSPLFSITGAMNRRESWGCPQNF, from the coding sequence ATGAACAATGGCGTAGCGCTTAAATTTTATGGCATCGTGGATAAGTACAAGGCGGAAGTGACAAAGCCGGTAAGCGAGTCAGAACCTGATGCACTGGCGCGTTATTTTCAGTTGATGAGTTCGCCACTTTTCTCAATCACTGGGGCAATGAATAGACGTGAGAGTTGGGGCTGCCCCCAAAATTTTTAA
- a CDS encoding DUF2058 domain-containing protein, translating to MTKLTLQEQILKAGLVTSKKMAKVQKTAKKSRVQAREAREAVEENKKAQLERDKQLSEQQKQAALAKEYKAQVKQLIEMNRIVVAKGDIEFNFTDNNLIKKISVDKLTQTQLVNGRLAIARLVVDSNGKSEYAIIPAVVADKIAQRDASHIVLNSPLSQEQHDEDDPYADFKVPDDLMW from the coding sequence ATGACAAAACTTACCTTACAAGAGCAAATACTGAAGGCTGGATTAGTGACCAGCAAGAAAATGGCCAAAGTCCAAAAGACGGCTAAAAAATCACGCGTTCAGGCTCGTGAGGCCAGAGAGGCGGTGGAAGAGAATAAAAAAGCGCAACTTGAGCGAGATAAGCAGCTAAGCGAACAACAAAAACAAGCGGCTTTAGCAAAAGAATATAAAGCTCAGGTGAAGCAACTTATTGAGATGAACAGAATCGTCGTTGCAAAAGGTGATATTGAATTTAATTTCACCGATAACAATTTAATTAAAAAAATCAGTGTTGATAAGTTGACCCAAACGCAACTGGTGAATGGGCGTCTTGCTATCGCCCGCCTGGTAGTTGATAGCAATGGTAAGAGTGAATACGCGATTATCCCCGCAGTGGTCGCTGATAAAATCGCCCAGCGAGATGCGAGCCATATTGTATTAAACAGCCCCCTGAGCCAGGAACAGCATGATGAAGATGATCCCTATGCTGATTTTAAAGTGCCTGATGATTTGATGTGGTAA
- a CDS encoding RluA family pseudouridine synthase, which produces MSVIFDTFIAPPCHDQIETLYQDEHLVLINKPAGLLSLSGKNPQNLDSVHHRLVKIFPGCTLVHRLDFGTSGLMVIARNKVINSALCQQFSQRSVTKVYSALLCGHLENHEGVIDAAIAKDPARFPLMSICAIHGKPARSRYQVVERFNHELEDGTLLPLTRVQLIPETGRTHQLRIHCQLLGHPILGCDLYGGRLLPGTEKAPRLMLHASALDFVHPVSEEWINARHNSPF; this is translated from the coding sequence ATGTCTGTTATTTTTGATACCTTTATTGCCCCACCGTGTCATGACCAGATAGAAACGCTCTATCAGGACGAACACCTGGTGCTGATCAATAAACCCGCCGGCCTGCTCAGTCTCTCGGGCAAAAATCCGCAAAATCTCGATTCCGTACATCACCGGCTGGTCAAGATTTTTCCGGGCTGCACCCTGGTTCACCGTCTTGATTTCGGCACTTCCGGCTTGATGGTGATTGCGCGCAATAAGGTGATCAACTCCGCCCTGTGCCAGCAATTCAGTCAGCGCAGCGTGACCAAGGTTTACAGCGCACTGTTGTGCGGACATCTTGAAAACCATGAAGGGGTGATAGACGCGGCGATTGCCAAAGATCCGGCGCGCTTTCCACTGATGTCAATTTGTGCAATCCACGGCAAACCCGCCCGTTCTCGCTATCAGGTGGTTGAACGTTTCAATCATGAGCTGGAAGATGGGACGTTACTGCCGTTAACGCGGGTGCAGCTAATTCCGGAGACCGGTCGCACCCACCAACTACGTATTCATTGCCAGCTGCTGGGCCACCCTATTTTAGGTTGCGACCTGTATGGCGGTCGCCTGCTGCCTGGCACGGAAAAAGCCCCACGGCTAATGCTGCACGCCAGTGCGCTGGATTTTGTGCATCCTGTCAGCGAAGAGTGGATCAATGCGCGCCATAATAGCCCGTTTTGA